CGCAGCATTTTGGCCTCGCGTAGCACCCGATAAAAGGTCGATTCGGAGGCCAGATACACACCGCGGTCCGCCAGCAGGGGCACGATTTGGTGAGGCGATTTATCGCGAAACTCCGGGCTGTTCGCGGCCTTGAGAACCTGCGCGCGCTCGACCGCACTCAACTTATTGGCCGGGGAGGTGCGCGGGCCCTGACGTCGGTCAGAGCCCCCACCCCGGGCGCGCCAGCGCTCAAGGGTGCGCTTGTTCAACCCCAGTACTTTGCAGATGGACGAGAGTCTGGCGCCGTCGCGCTGCGCCTCCTCCGCCCAGCTCAGCACCGTTAACCTTTCGTCTTCGTCGTGTCGTCGTCCTCGTCCTCCGAGAAATACGCCTTGAGCTTTCCCTGCAAAACCAGCAACGCCGCCGCCTCCGCCAGGGCCTTCTCCTTACGGGCGAGCTCTTTTTTGACCCGTTTGAGTTCTTTGTTTTCAGGCTCCGCGGCCTTTTGTTTCTGCGGCGA
This window of the Lujinxingia litoralis genome carries:
- a CDS encoding helix-turn-helix domain-containing protein yields the protein MLSWAEEAQRDGARLSSICKVLGLNKRTLERWRARGGGSDRRQGPRTSPANKLSAVERAQVLKAANSPEFRDKSPHQIVPLLADRGVYLASESTFYRVLREAKMLR